The Neobacillus sp. OS1-2 genome includes a window with the following:
- a CDS encoding ABC transporter ATP-binding protein, giving the protein MASIEFVNVTKEFDKKAIINNLNLTIEDGKFTVLVGPSGCGKTTLLRMIAGIGPQTSGSVLIDGKDITDIAPGKRGVAMVFQNYAIYPTMSVRENIEFGLKNNKVKKAERTQLVESISASVGLSEYLDRKPSTLSGGQRQRIALARAMVKNPSVFLMDEPLSNLDAKLRAQMRIDLIELHKKLGTTFVYVTHDQVEAMSMADTIVLMNQGLIQQEAPPETIYHEPANLFVAQFIGVPPMNIGDLGVDGVKFGFRPESAVGSLERVEAPFSIQGEVVTREMLGSETLYKIKCKDASFMIKSLEDRFAVNQTVYIGVPVEKMYFFGENGDRIQKHHEKYSDYIKALRGL; this is encoded by the coding sequence TTGGCATCCATCGAGTTTGTAAATGTAACAAAAGAATTTGATAAAAAGGCCATTATTAATAACTTGAATTTAACAATAGAAGATGGTAAATTCACCGTTTTAGTAGGTCCATCTGGGTGTGGGAAAACCACTCTTTTACGAATGATTGCAGGGATTGGCCCACAGACGTCTGGTTCTGTTCTCATTGACGGGAAGGACATTACGGATATTGCCCCCGGGAAAAGGGGAGTAGCAATGGTTTTTCAAAACTATGCCATTTACCCGACCATGTCCGTGCGAGAAAATATTGAATTTGGCTTAAAAAATAATAAGGTTAAAAAAGCGGAAAGAACTCAATTAGTAGAAAGCATCAGTGCTTCGGTTGGCCTATCAGAGTATCTGGATCGTAAGCCGTCTACTTTATCCGGCGGTCAGCGCCAGCGTATTGCGCTGGCTCGTGCGATGGTAAAAAACCCATCCGTATTTTTAATGGATGAGCCGCTTTCAAACCTTGATGCAAAACTTAGAGCGCAAATGCGAATTGATTTGATTGAATTACATAAAAAATTAGGAACGACTTTTGTTTATGTAACCCACGATCAAGTAGAGGCAATGTCGATGGCTGATACCATCGTTCTCATGAATCAGGGTCTTATACAACAAGAGGCGCCGCCAGAAACCATTTATCATGAGCCTGCTAATTTGTTTGTCGCACAGTTTATTGGTGTCCCACCGATGAACATTGGTGATTTAGGAGTAGATGGAGTGAAGTTTGGTTTTCGTCCAGAGAGTGCTGTAGGATCACTTGAGAGAGTAGAAGCGCCATTTTCCATCCAAGGAGAGGTAGTAACAAGAGAAATGCTAGGTTCAGAGACTCTATATAAGATCAAATGCAAGGATGCTTCATTTATGATTAAGAGTCTAGAAGACCGGTTCGCTGTGAATCAAACAGTATATATTGGTGTTCCTGTAGAGAAAATGTACTTCTTTGGGGAGAACGGGGACCGAATTCAAAAGCATCATGAGAAGTATTCTGATTATATTAAGGCGCTAAGGGGTTTGTAG
- a CDS encoding DeoR/GlpR family DNA-binding transcription regulator, with amino-acid sequence MLAAERKLKIIEYVKKNNVASVSQLSEEFNVHEATIRRDLSEIEREGRLRRTHGGVVLADGISSEPSFTVRATERVEEKERIGQKAAELINEGEYIILDSGTTTLQIAKNLVNKTNITVVTNDINIAAELKDSKGIKVIVTGGILYPESFMLNGMVTNDVLKTIHVHKAFVGTPAIHPKVGLTHFEEQLVPAKIGMIEVADEVIVVTDHTKIGGISLHKVASVEKIHKLVTGIEVSELQIQLFKEAGVSVLTA; translated from the coding sequence TTGCTAGCTGCCGAGAGAAAACTGAAAATCATTGAATATGTTAAGAAGAATAATGTTGCATCGGTATCTCAATTGTCAGAAGAATTCAATGTGCATGAAGCAACTATACGACGGGATCTGTCAGAAATAGAAAGGGAAGGTCGTTTAAGAAGAACCCATGGCGGCGTCGTGCTAGCTGATGGAATCAGTTCAGAACCGTCATTTACCGTCCGTGCTACTGAAAGGGTTGAAGAGAAAGAACGGATTGGTCAAAAGGCAGCGGAGCTGATTAATGAAGGTGAGTATATCATTCTGGACTCTGGAACGACCACACTGCAAATTGCAAAGAATTTAGTAAACAAAACGAATATAACAGTTGTTACAAATGATATAAATATTGCTGCAGAACTAAAGGATTCTAAAGGGATAAAAGTAATCGTAACGGGCGGGATTCTTTACCCTGAAAGTTTTATGTTAAATGGAATGGTTACCAATGATGTCTTAAAAACGATTCATGTCCATAAAGCGTTTGTTGGCACTCCGGCTATTCACCCCAAAGTTGGACTTACTCATTTTGAGGAACAGCTTGTTCCTGCCAAGATTGGGATGATTGAAGTAGCTGACGAAGTGATTGTCGTAACAGACCACACAAAAATAGGTGGGATTTCTCTCCATAAGGTAGCATCCGTGGAGAAAATTCACAAGTTAGTAACGGGAATCGAAGTCTCAGAGCTACAAATCCAACTTTTTAAAGAGGCGGGGGTAAGTGTTTTAACTGCTTAA
- a CDS encoding alcohol dehydrogenase catalytic domain-containing protein, which yields MQQKAATTVMSRTFRLVKPGEVEEMAIERTIRDGEVVIEPSIASICHADLRYYLGQRRAEALEKKLPMALLHEGIGKVIVSKANDLKVGQRVVIVPNIPGSLIEKGVSEDCSFIRGNDFRENYSEKNEFLGSGYDGIAQNCLVLPAQCAIPIPDSIPDEIAVLCELCTVSYRAISRVKEQLMASNTKVAVFGDGPVGYLTAALINRIYGLDSTRLKVFGAIPDKLAHFHFADCSMVQDFDFRLAEKVDIVVECTGGKFSESAVNQGIDLLKRGGSLILMGVTEDRVPINTRDVLEKGLSLYGSSRSSIPDFQAVVSAMQDREYQELLRAILPTEFTPIRTANDFKEAMDSAGQHRGWKKVILEFNWAQ from the coding sequence ATGCAGCAAAAGGCAGCAACAACCGTTATGTCGCGAACTTTTAGACTTGTTAAACCTGGGGAAGTAGAAGAAATGGCAATTGAGCGAACGATTCGGGATGGTGAAGTAGTCATTGAACCGTCAATCGCCAGTATATGCCACGCAGATTTACGTTATTACTTGGGGCAAAGAAGGGCTGAAGCCTTAGAGAAAAAACTGCCTATGGCACTTCTTCATGAGGGAATCGGCAAAGTTATCGTTAGCAAAGCAAACGATTTGAAGGTAGGCCAGCGAGTGGTGATTGTTCCTAATATTCCGGGCAGCTTAATTGAAAAAGGTGTGTCAGAGGATTGTAGTTTTATCCGTGGGAATGATTTTAGAGAAAACTACAGTGAAAAGAATGAATTTCTGGGAAGCGGTTACGATGGGATCGCACAAAATTGCTTAGTCTTACCTGCTCAATGTGCCATCCCTATCCCTGATTCTATTCCAGATGAAATTGCGGTTCTTTGTGAACTGTGTACAGTATCTTACCGTGCGATTAGCCGGGTAAAAGAGCAGCTTATGGCATCAAACACGAAAGTGGCTGTATTTGGTGATGGGCCTGTTGGGTATTTGACGGCAGCTCTAATCAACCGAATTTACGGACTTGATTCTACTAGATTAAAAGTGTTTGGAGCCATCCCGGATAAGCTTGCCCATTTTCACTTTGCCGATTGTTCCATGGTGCAGGATTTTGACTTTCGTTTAGCAGAGAAAGTAGATATAGTGGTTGAATGTACAGGCGGGAAATTTAGTGAAAGTGCAGTAAATCAAGGAATTGATCTCCTCAAACGCGGCGGTTCGTTAATTCTTATGGGTGTAACCGAGGATAGGGTTCCGATTAATACCCGGGATGTTTTGGAAAAGGGATTGTCATTGTATGGGAGCAGCAGAAGTTCGATTCCGGACTTTCAGGCAGTGGTTTCCGCCATGCAGGATAGGGAGTACCAAGAATTACTACGCGCTATTCTTCCGACAGAATTTACACCTATTCGAACGGCGAATGACTTTAAAGAAGCGATGGATTCTGCGGGACAGCATAGGGGATGGAAGAAGGTAATTTTAGAGTTTAATTGGGCACAATAA
- a CDS encoding ribulokinase, translating to MGDSHYSIGIDYGTESGRVVIVDVNTGEIKATQIVPYRHNVITETLPFYSNQIPKGSALQHPQDYLDVLEEGVPSAITKAQINPKQIIGLGVDFTSSTLVPVDYELTPLCFDPAFLHSHHAWVKLWKHHHTKPQTEKIVHLATQRKEKWLRRLGYNVSEEWAIPKILEVFENAPDVFTNTAYFMEASDWIVSILTSTITRNNCSLGFKAFWNELEGFPEEFFHQLDSKFGSTLLEKLQGQVKNIGTCAGSLTKPWADKLSLPIGLPIATGIIDAHSALLGTGVSQPNTMLMVMGTSTCHLMLHPELKEIPGISGVVKDAIIPGLYAYEAGQSAVGDLFGSYVNGHIPQIYNLEAERLGISVFDLLEEKASALSPGENGMLALDWHNGNRSILSDSNLSGVLIGLTIHSKPEEIYRAYLESTAFGAKIIMNTYQKWGMEINEVVASGGLPNRNALLMQIYADILNKPIKVSQSDHAPAIGAAILGAVAAGTENGGYNNIQHAIQYMAQPIEKTYYPTKEGASLYQTIFTYYEKMHNYFGIQHLQLMKTLGKHRSSSPAAFQDSSH from the coding sequence GTGGGAGATTCACACTATTCAATCGGTATTGATTACGGCACGGAATCAGGAAGAGTTGTTATCGTAGATGTTAATACAGGAGAAATAAAGGCAACACAGATTGTTCCCTATCGTCATAATGTTATAACCGAAACCTTACCCTTTTATTCAAATCAGATTCCAAAAGGAAGTGCACTTCAGCACCCACAAGACTATCTTGATGTGTTAGAAGAAGGAGTTCCTTCCGCTATTACAAAAGCTCAAATCAATCCAAAGCAAATCATCGGTCTAGGTGTTGATTTTACTTCATCTACACTTGTACCTGTAGATTATGAATTAACACCGTTATGCTTTGATCCAGCGTTTCTGCATTCCCATCATGCCTGGGTAAAACTTTGGAAACATCATCACACGAAGCCTCAAACAGAGAAAATCGTCCACCTGGCAACACAACGAAAAGAGAAATGGTTAAGGAGATTAGGATATAACGTTTCCGAAGAATGGGCCATCCCGAAAATTTTAGAGGTTTTCGAAAATGCCCCTGACGTATTTACCAATACCGCATACTTTATGGAAGCATCGGATTGGATTGTCTCCATCCTTACTTCAACCATCACTAGAAATAATTGTTCCTTAGGTTTCAAAGCATTTTGGAATGAATTAGAGGGATTTCCTGAAGAGTTTTTTCACCAACTTGATAGCAAATTCGGTTCAACACTCCTTGAAAAATTACAGGGGCAGGTTAAAAATATCGGAACATGTGCCGGCTCCCTGACAAAGCCTTGGGCCGATAAGCTATCACTTCCCATCGGATTGCCAATTGCAACTGGTATTATTGATGCCCATTCGGCCCTTTTGGGAACCGGAGTATCTCAACCAAATACCATGCTAATGGTTATGGGAACTTCTACTTGCCACCTTATGCTTCATCCAGAACTCAAAGAAATACCCGGAATTTCTGGTGTCGTCAAAGATGCCATTATCCCCGGATTGTATGCATATGAAGCTGGGCAATCTGCTGTCGGTGATTTATTCGGTTCATATGTCAACGGGCACATTCCCCAAATCTATAATCTTGAGGCAGAAAGGTTAGGTATCTCTGTATTTGATCTATTAGAGGAAAAGGCAAGCGCCCTATCACCTGGAGAGAATGGGATGCTTGCACTTGATTGGCATAACGGTAATCGCTCCATATTATCTGATTCTAATTTATCAGGTGTTTTGATTGGATTAACCATTCATTCAAAGCCCGAAGAGATCTATCGTGCCTATCTAGAAAGTACAGCATTTGGTGCGAAAATCATTATGAACACCTATCAAAAATGGGGTATGGAGATTAATGAAGTCGTAGCCTCCGGGGGATTACCTAATCGGAATGCTCTATTAATGCAGATTTATGCGGACATTCTAAATAAACCGATTAAGGTTTCCCAATCAGATCATGCCCCGGCTATTGGTGCCGCAATTTTAGGAGCTGTTGCAGCAGGCACTGAAAATGGTGGCTATAACAACATACAACACGCAATCCAATATATGGCTCAGCCAATCGAAAAGACATATTATCCAACTAAGGAAGGCGCTTCACTTTATCAAACTATCTTTACCTACTATGAAAAAATGCACAATTATTTCGGAATACAGCATCTCCAATTGATGAAAACACTTGGAAAGCACAGAAGCAGTTCTCCTGCTGCATTTCAGGATTCGTCTCATTAA
- a CDS encoding glycoside hydrolase domain-containing protein, whose translation MKKRKWFWNVVLGTIILVLPLLLVFFNHQTPRNTAHPPQSTQENSTTHGEQSQETSANAADTSTQEEPPQTDSGDQGEQPQEKPAPEEKPTIVWGIDTASKIDQAFLQCVKDNYGEPAVIGRYLETKEGISMGLTKEEATLLHEQGAQILPIFNHFTDATGYENGAAEAKEAVSYAQKIGIPEGVALFADIEPKYPVDEAFIRGWVEALMESPYKPGIYGVLTPESKLSAAYQSAVSKNKQVQDQTILWSSNPDPGVTPKDQAPAYAPGAPENVNISIWQYGIDGKTCNIDTNLIQSSVLESLW comes from the coding sequence ATGAAAAAACGCAAATGGTTTTGGAATGTTGTTTTAGGTACCATCATTTTGGTTCTCCCATTGCTTCTTGTTTTCTTCAACCATCAGACACCCCGGAATACTGCTCATCCACCGCAATCAACACAAGAAAATTCAACCACTCATGGGGAACAGAGCCAAGAAACCTCAGCTAACGCAGCTGATACAAGTACACAAGAGGAGCCGCCACAAACAGACTCGGGGGATCAAGGAGAGCAGCCTCAAGAAAAACCAGCTCCCGAAGAAAAGCCAACTATTGTTTGGGGGATAGACACTGCTTCGAAAATAGACCAAGCCTTTTTACAGTGTGTAAAGGATAATTATGGAGAACCAGCTGTGATCGGGAGGTATTTGGAAACCAAAGAAGGCATATCAATGGGTTTAACTAAAGAGGAAGCCACTTTACTTCATGAGCAAGGGGCCCAGATCTTACCGATTTTCAACCATTTCACAGACGCAACCGGTTATGAAAATGGGGCTGCGGAGGCCAAGGAAGCCGTTTCCTATGCTCAAAAAATAGGAATTCCTGAAGGAGTTGCACTCTTTGCAGATATCGAACCAAAATATCCGGTCGATGAGGCCTTTATTCGCGGATGGGTGGAAGCTCTAATGGAATCGCCTTATAAGCCGGGTATTTATGGGGTTCTCACACCTGAAAGTAAGTTGTCCGCTGCCTATCAATCGGCAGTTTCAAAAAATAAACAGGTTCAAGATCAAACCATTCTTTGGAGCAGTAATCCAGACCCTGGTGTCACACCAAAGGATCAGGCACCAGCTTACGCGCCAGGCGCACCTGAAAATGTGAATATTTCCATCTGGCAATATGGAATTGATGGGAAAACGTGTAATATTGACACCAACCTTATCCAGTCTTCAGTTTTGGAATCGTTGTGGTAA
- a CDS encoding DUF1659 domain-containing protein — protein MAQALLEGTKLRLVFEAGIDDEGKPILKAKTFSNVTKAATADQLSQAAQAIAGLCNDQLNKIERNDSSEIIG, from the coding sequence ATGGCACAAGCATTATTAGAAGGCACGAAGCTTCGCTTGGTGTTTGAGGCCGGCATCGATGACGAAGGTAAGCCGATCCTCAAAGCAAAGACGTTTAGCAACGTCACAAAAGCAGCAACCGCAGATCAACTATCGCAGGCAGCACAAGCAATCGCAGGACTATGCAACGACCAGCTAAACAAAATCGAACGCAACGACAGCTCCGAGATCATTGGCTAG